The following are encoded together in the Kribbella sp. CA-293567 genome:
- a CDS encoding aminotransferase class V-fold PLP-dependent enzyme, with the protein MGTHERHRLTEVINAKGTYTPLGVSRSSPGVAAAVGKALSEFFVMDQLADRAGDALAQATGAQAGAITHCTSAAITVTVAAVMAGTDPGRIAALPDTTDLHNRVVLPATQVVDYGQSNVQAIRLAGASVILAGDENHCSISDLDTALAGPDVACLLLVSSRLVNGEPMDLTAAVRAAHRRGVPAIIDGAGQFARTADLLATGADAVLVSAQKYLAAPTAGLVFGTQRLVRAVRAQEKGIGRGFKPTKEAIVGVLAALEEWHAMDRAKWEADQAAKVTDFATAAGKLPGITAEVVPDSAGLPLSRVLLTVSGGIDATTLAARLEQGTPAIHVITSPSSAGELLLELVPLDDDEVEIILTRLAMETG; encoded by the coding sequence ATGGGCACACATGAGCGGCATCGGTTGACCGAGGTCATCAACGCCAAGGGGACTTACACCCCGCTCGGGGTCTCCCGCAGCTCGCCCGGCGTGGCGGCAGCCGTTGGTAAAGCACTCTCCGAATTCTTCGTGATGGACCAGCTCGCCGACCGCGCCGGCGACGCTCTCGCCCAGGCCACCGGTGCACAGGCCGGCGCGATCACCCACTGCACGTCCGCGGCGATCACGGTGACCGTTGCCGCCGTCATGGCCGGTACCGATCCCGGACGGATCGCGGCCCTGCCGGACACCACCGACCTGCACAACCGCGTCGTACTGCCGGCCACGCAGGTGGTCGACTACGGGCAGTCGAACGTGCAGGCGATCCGGCTGGCAGGTGCGAGCGTGATCCTCGCCGGTGACGAGAACCACTGCAGTATCAGCGATCTGGACACCGCGCTCGCCGGACCTGACGTCGCCTGTCTGCTGCTGGTGTCCTCCAGACTGGTCAACGGCGAGCCGATGGATCTGACCGCCGCTGTGCGCGCCGCGCACCGCCGAGGCGTTCCCGCGATCATCGACGGCGCGGGACAGTTTGCGCGGACCGCCGACCTGCTCGCGACCGGAGCGGACGCCGTACTGGTCAGCGCACAGAAGTATCTGGCCGCGCCGACCGCCGGGCTGGTGTTCGGCACGCAGCGGCTGGTGCGTGCGGTTCGCGCGCAGGAGAAGGGCATCGGGCGCGGGTTCAAGCCGACGAAGGAAGCGATCGTCGGTGTCCTCGCGGCGCTGGAGGAATGGCATGCGATGGACCGTGCCAAGTGGGAGGCCGATCAGGCGGCGAAGGTGACCGATTTCGCCACCGCGGCCGGCAAACTGCCCGGGATCACCGCCGAGGTCGTTCCGGACTCCGCCGGTCTGCCGTTGTCGCGCGTCCTGCTGACCGTCTCCGGCGGAATCGATGCCACCACGCTGGCAGCCCGGCTGGAACAAGGCACTCCGGCGATCCATGTCATCACTTCGCCCAGTTCAGCGGGTGAACTGCTGCTCGAACTCGTTCCCCTGGACGACGACGAGGTCGAGATCATCCTGACCCGGCTCGCGATGGAGACCGGCTGA
- a CDS encoding TetR/AcrR family transcriptional regulator: MSTGRARERNKRGEGAQLREEIVSAATRLLDAGTEQSVTLRAVAREAGITAPSIYSHFADRDAILLAVTQNGFAELELVLREASVGASAGADPVERLRAVCTAYLEFAQCRPARYRILFGAAWDASQTVKRAPKLAPDLAVLGMDAFGILQQSVADCVAAGRSASTDPMADATALWVGLHGLAQLRVAASLFPWPAGLQDTLVERLTLLR; the protein is encoded by the coding sequence ATGAGCACAGGAAGGGCGCGTGAGCGCAACAAGCGCGGCGAGGGCGCCCAACTGAGGGAAGAGATCGTCAGCGCGGCCACCCGGCTGCTGGACGCCGGCACGGAACAGAGCGTGACTCTGCGCGCGGTGGCCAGGGAGGCCGGCATCACGGCGCCTTCCATCTACTCGCACTTCGCCGACCGGGACGCGATCCTGCTCGCGGTGACGCAGAACGGGTTCGCCGAACTGGAACTGGTACTGCGGGAAGCCTCAGTCGGGGCATCGGCGGGAGCGGACCCGGTGGAGCGGCTGCGCGCGGTTTGTACGGCGTACCTGGAGTTCGCGCAGTGTCGGCCCGCTCGCTACCGAATCCTGTTCGGAGCGGCCTGGGACGCCAGTCAGACGGTGAAGCGCGCCCCGAAGCTGGCGCCGGACCTCGCAGTACTGGGAATGGATGCCTTCGGCATCCTCCAGCAGTCGGTGGCCGACTGTGTCGCGGCGGGACGCTCGGCCAGTACCGACCCGATGGCCGACGCGACCGCGCTGTGGGTCGGCCTGCACGGGCTGGCGCAGTTGCGGGTGGCGGCATCGCTGTTCCCCTGGCCGGCCGGCCTGCAGGACACTCTGGTCGAGCGGCTCACGCTGCTGCGCTGA
- the soxR gene encoding redox-sensitive transcriptional activator SoxR translates to MAEDTIPSKDHWLSIGEIAHRSGVAASALRFYEDQGLISSRRTAGNQRQYLRSTLRRIAFVQAAQRVGLALSEIKSALDSLPNDRTPTRADWSRLSRSWRSRIDERISELERLRDDLDECIGCGCLSLQRCNLYNKADRLSEHGPGARILNVGIPGEL, encoded by the coding sequence ATGGCGGAGGACACCATTCCCAGCAAGGACCACTGGCTGTCGATCGGGGAGATCGCCCATCGTTCCGGTGTCGCCGCGTCTGCTCTGCGGTTCTACGAGGACCAGGGGCTGATCAGCTCCCGGCGTACGGCGGGGAACCAGCGGCAGTACTTACGCAGTACCTTGCGCCGGATCGCCTTCGTGCAGGCCGCGCAGCGGGTCGGGCTCGCACTGTCCGAGATCAAGTCCGCCCTGGATTCACTGCCGAACGACCGCACCCCGACCCGCGCCGACTGGAGCCGGTTGTCGAGGTCCTGGCGCAGCCGCATCGACGAGCGCATCTCCGAGCTGGAGCGGCTGCGCGACGATCTGGACGAGTGCATCGGCTGCGGCTGCCTCAGCCTGCAGCGCTGCAACCTCTACAACAAGGCCGATCGGTTGTCGGAACATGGACCGGGCGCCCGCATCCTGAACGTAGGCATCCCCGGCGAGTTATGA
- the snpA gene encoding snapalysin: protein MSHRRILTSLAGLAATALVVPAFAAAAPTAEAPSTTAAPATVSAYTGSPQDEAATKAFYEAVMKSARAKQAKAGNKAAAVTVTYAVDAPTFAGEIASSTSIWNSSVSNVTLVEGSNYDFYYTEGNDPRGSYASTDGHGSGYIFLDYAQAQQYDSTRITAHETGHVLGLPDHYSGPCSELMSGGGPGPSCTNPNPDANERAQVNSLWANGLSSLGEKAAFHTSK, encoded by the coding sequence ATGTCGCATCGCCGTATCCTGACGTCCCTGGCCGGACTGGCAGCCACTGCGCTCGTCGTCCCCGCCTTCGCCGCCGCCGCCCCCACGGCCGAGGCGCCCAGCACGACCGCCGCCCCGGCCACCGTGTCGGCGTACACCGGATCCCCGCAGGACGAGGCCGCCACCAAGGCGTTCTACGAAGCGGTGATGAAGTCCGCCCGGGCGAAGCAGGCCAAGGCCGGCAACAAGGCCGCCGCGGTCACCGTCACCTACGCGGTCGATGCCCCGACCTTCGCCGGCGAGATCGCTTCCAGTACGTCGATCTGGAACTCCTCGGTCAGCAACGTCACCCTGGTCGAAGGCAGCAACTACGACTTCTACTACACCGAGGGCAACGACCCGCGCGGCTCGTACGCGTCGACCGACGGCCATGGTTCGGGTTACATCTTCCTGGACTACGCCCAGGCGCAGCAGTACGACTCGACCCGGATCACAGCCCACGAGACCGGCCACGTCCTCGGCCTGCCGGACCACTACTCGGGCCCCTGCAGCGAACTGATGTCCGGCGGTGGCCCCGGCCCGTCCTGCACCAATCCCAACCCGGACGCGAACGAGCGCGCCCAGGTCAACAGCCTGTGGGCGAACGGACTCAGCAGCCTTGGCGAGAAGGCCGCGTTCCACACCTCCAAGTGA
- a CDS encoding TetR/AcrR family transcriptional regulator, whose amino-acid sequence MARVPAQERRADLVQAAIQVATREGLAATTTRRIAQELGISVGIVHYCFRSKEELLHEVIRVIAEAQVVAARSAITPGGDLPTSVRNAFLGFWQLVEATPQAQLLTYELTSWALRNAETEPLAREQRASQLAGIEAILAEISKATEVEWTVPAEQLARMTLAVTDGVTLGWLVDRDTASAVQTMEIFAEQLLAWAG is encoded by the coding sequence ATGGCTCGCGTACCGGCGCAGGAACGCCGTGCCGACCTGGTGCAGGCCGCGATCCAGGTCGCCACCCGGGAGGGACTGGCCGCGACCACCACCCGACGGATCGCCCAGGAGCTCGGCATCTCGGTCGGCATCGTGCACTACTGCTTCCGGTCCAAGGAGGAACTGCTGCACGAGGTGATCCGGGTGATCGCGGAGGCTCAGGTGGTGGCCGCGCGCTCGGCGATCACGCCCGGCGGCGATCTGCCCACCAGCGTGCGGAACGCGTTCCTCGGGTTCTGGCAGTTGGTCGAGGCAACCCCACAAGCTCAGCTGCTGACCTACGAGCTGACCAGCTGGGCGTTACGCAACGCGGAGACCGAGCCGCTGGCACGGGAGCAGCGCGCGAGTCAGCTGGCCGGCATCGAGGCGATCCTGGCCGAGATCTCGAAGGCGACCGAGGTCGAGTGGACAGTGCCGGCCGAGCAGCTCGCGCGAATGACGCTGGCGGTCACGGACGGGGTCACGCTCGGCTGGCTGGTCGACCGGGACACGGCGTCCGCAGTACAGACGATGGAGATTTTCGCCGAGCAGTTGCTCGCGTGGGCCGGCTAG
- a CDS encoding neutral zinc metallopeptidase: MGSIRWGRAVVICAALTLAAGSGVVAARLAGPGRALESSTPGSAPTTSSQPSLAPSAPAGGPATATPSGPIATADPMATAARTVVQSNLYKAGRLPASRCKEPAARATSPAKVRLYYTQFLACLNKSWAPVIRKAGFTFSAPKLVVYAGRQADLPCDLTSTAVYCDGTIYMSADYDLKNHASYDPLWTRTTMAFLIAHEYGHHVQSLAGILQASHLRESTLSNSNLALLEHRRRELQASCLSGVYLGADKQYFPARGSWLLKWRWTVRNRGDEWNPQRTHGNKTSHSRWSRAGFDAADPAACNTFTAEPATVS; the protein is encoded by the coding sequence GTGGGGAGCATCCGGTGGGGACGTGCTGTGGTGATCTGTGCGGCGCTCACGCTGGCTGCCGGATCCGGGGTTGTTGCCGCGCGACTGGCTGGTCCCGGACGGGCGCTCGAGTCCTCCACCCCCGGTTCGGCACCCACCACCAGTTCTCAGCCGTCGCTCGCCCCGAGCGCGCCGGCCGGCGGACCGGCGACTGCGACGCCGTCGGGACCGATCGCGACCGCCGACCCGATGGCGACCGCGGCTCGTACGGTCGTGCAGAGCAACCTCTACAAGGCCGGCCGCCTGCCTGCTTCGCGCTGCAAGGAACCGGCGGCCAGGGCGACCTCGCCGGCCAAGGTCAGGCTGTACTACACCCAGTTCCTGGCATGCCTCAACAAGTCGTGGGCTCCGGTGATCCGCAAGGCGGGCTTCACATTCTCGGCGCCCAAGCTCGTCGTGTACGCCGGTCGCCAGGCCGACCTGCCCTGCGACCTGACCAGCACCGCCGTGTACTGCGACGGCACCATCTACATGAGTGCTGACTACGATCTGAAGAACCACGCGTCCTACGATCCGCTGTGGACCCGCACGACGATGGCGTTCCTGATCGCCCACGAGTACGGGCACCACGTCCAGTCGCTGGCCGGCATCCTGCAGGCCTCGCACCTGCGCGAAAGCACCCTGAGCAACTCCAACCTGGCCCTGCTGGAGCACCGTCGTCGCGAACTGCAGGCATCCTGTCTGAGCGGCGTCTATCTGGGCGCCGACAAGCAGTACTTCCCCGCCCGTGGCTCCTGGCTGCTGAAGTGGAGGTGGACCGTCCGCAACCGCGGCGACGAGTGGAACCCCCAGCGCACCCACGGCAACAAGACCAGTCACAGCCGCTGGTCACGCGCCGGCTTCGACGCCGCCGATCCTGCCGCCTGCAACACTTTCACGGCCGAACCGGCCACGGTCTCCTAG
- a CDS encoding LacI family DNA-binding transcriptional regulator translates to MSSRARLADIAVKAGVSEATVSRVLNGKPGVAEETRQAVLTALDVLGFERPTRLRRRSAGLIGLVMPELINPIFPAFAQVIESALSQRGFTPVLCTQSPSGATEEEYVEMLLERGVSGIIFVSGLHADTGTDHGRYQSLVDRNLPVVFVNGWLPGVEAPFVSSDEYAAMELAVSHLVSLGHRRIGFASGPERFIVVQRKLAGYRTAMKAQLGLSDGELDELVELSMFGVEGGHAAAQRLLDVGVSAVVCGSDMMALGVIRAARQRDLSVPDDISVVGYDDAPMMEFTDPPMTTVRQPVNAMGLAAVQALLEEVRGHATPHTEFLFRPELVVRNTTGPYRAR, encoded by the coding sequence CAGACAGGCAGTACTGACCGCCCTCGACGTACTCGGTTTCGAACGGCCGACCCGGTTGCGCCGGCGCTCGGCCGGGCTGATCGGGCTGGTGATGCCGGAGCTGATCAACCCGATCTTCCCTGCCTTCGCCCAGGTGATCGAGTCGGCGCTGTCCCAGCGCGGCTTCACCCCGGTGCTGTGCACGCAGTCGCCGTCGGGCGCCACCGAGGAGGAGTACGTCGAGATGCTGCTCGAACGCGGCGTCTCCGGCATCATCTTCGTCTCCGGCCTGCACGCCGACACCGGCACCGACCACGGCCGGTACCAGTCACTGGTCGACCGCAACCTCCCCGTCGTCTTCGTCAACGGCTGGCTCCCCGGCGTCGAGGCGCCGTTCGTGTCGTCCGACGAGTACGCCGCGATGGAGCTCGCCGTCTCGCACCTGGTCTCGCTGGGTCACCGCCGGATCGGCTTCGCCTCCGGACCGGAGCGCTTCATCGTCGTCCAGCGCAAACTCGCCGGCTACCGGACCGCGATGAAGGCCCAGCTCGGTCTGTCCGACGGGGAGCTGGACGAGCTGGTCGAGCTGAGCATGTTCGGCGTGGAGGGCGGGCACGCCGCGGCGCAACGCCTGCTGGACGTAGGAGTCAGCGCGGTCGTCTGCGGCTCCGACATGATGGCGCTCGGCGTCATCCGCGCCGCCCGCCAACGCGACCTTTCGGTCCCCGACGACATCTCGGTGGTCGGCTACGACGACGCCCCGATGATGGAGTTCACGGACCCGCCGATGACGACGGTCCGCCAACCGGTCAACGCGATGGGACTGGCCGCGGTCCAGGCGCTGCTGGAGGAAGTCCGCGGGCACGCGACGCCCCACACGGAGTTCTTGTTCCGCCCGGAGCTGGTGGTCCGCAACACGACCGGCCCGTACCGCGCTCGGTAG
- a CDS encoding DEAD/DEAH box helicase: MSQHHQDQFVPAEGNEIKKPRHKKFQSQSYGERMAAELDAPNTPGTERSSARVEKVAPAPERRGGPSQYSDRGSRGERRDAPVKGYRAERGTSARPERSSYPRSTQPASSYPKSSYQGSSDKPAFRSNDRDSRGFDRDRPARDDRPARSYDRTDRPARDDRPAREDRPARSFGGGDRDSRGFDRDRPARSYDRSDRAYDRPERKFEPIEDLGEVAEGNGFAALGLAPRLVQRMAKDGITMPFPIQQATIPDALAGKDVLGRGQTGSGKTLGFGLPTLMRLAGGHTESRRPRGMVLVPTRELAMQVHDALEPLAHVMGVSIKLIAGGLPYPKQIESLRRGVDLLIATPGRLIDLCEQGAADLGAVEVAVLDEADHMCDMGFMPAVTTLLDMTPKEGQRLLFSATLDNDVDKIVKTYLKDPVTHSTESGQATVSTMEHHLLVIEPGHKQSLTAELASRDGRTIVFVRTKLGADRVALQLRDRGVMAAALHGGLTQGARNRTLDQFKDGSVPVLVATDVAARGIHVDDVGLVVQADPPAEHKDYLHRAGRTARAGGKGAVVTLLLPHQRRGMIRMAESAGVEAEPVRARPGDGLVTELTGGTKPSGFPVKLPAPKPVRGSGGFNKGGKRFGGGGGYQGRGASGGSRRPERSGSGPRRTEGNRYEGGNKTYQR, encoded by the coding sequence GTGTCCCAGCACCACCAGGACCAGTTCGTACCCGCCGAGGGCAACGAGATCAAGAAGCCCCGGCACAAGAAGTTCCAGTCCCAGTCGTACGGCGAGCGGATGGCCGCTGAGCTGGACGCACCGAACACCCCCGGCACCGAGCGCAGCTCGGCCCGGGTCGAGAAGGTCGCCCCCGCTCCCGAGCGTCGCGGCGGTCCCTCCCAGTACTCCGACCGCGGCAGCCGCGGCGAGCGGCGTGACGCGCCGGTGAAGGGTTACCGCGCCGAGCGCGGCACCAGCGCCCGCCCGGAGCGCTCCTCCTACCCGAGGAGCACCCAGCCGGCGTCGTCGTACCCGAAGAGCAGCTACCAGGGCTCCTCGGACAAGCCGGCCTTCCGCAGCAACGACCGGGACAGCCGTGGTTTCGACCGCGACCGCCCGGCCCGCGACGACCGCCCGGCGCGCAGCTACGACCGGACCGACCGTCCGGCCCGTGACGACCGCCCCGCCCGTGAGGACCGCCCGGCTCGCAGCTTCGGCGGCGGCGACCGCGACAGCCGTGGTTTCGACCGCGACCGTCCGGCCCGCAGCTACGACCGCAGCGACCGTGCCTACGACCGCCCCGAGCGCAAGTTCGAGCCGATCGAGGACCTCGGCGAGGTTGCCGAGGGCAACGGCTTCGCCGCCCTCGGGCTCGCGCCGCGGCTGGTGCAGCGGATGGCGAAGGACGGCATCACGATGCCGTTCCCGATCCAGCAGGCGACCATCCCGGACGCGCTGGCCGGCAAGGACGTACTCGGCCGCGGCCAGACCGGTTCGGGCAAGACGCTCGGCTTCGGTCTGCCGACGCTGATGCGGCTGGCCGGTGGCCACACCGAGTCGCGCCGTCCGCGCGGCATGGTGCTGGTGCCGACCCGTGAGCTCGCCATGCAGGTGCACGACGCGCTCGAGCCGCTCGCCCACGTGATGGGTGTCTCGATCAAGCTGATCGCCGGTGGCCTGCCCTACCCCAAGCAGATCGAGTCGCTGCGCCGTGGCGTCGACCTGCTGATCGCCACCCCCGGCCGGCTGATCGACCTGTGTGAGCAGGGCGCTGCCGACCTCGGTGCGGTCGAGGTGGCCGTCCTCGACGAGGCCGACCACATGTGCGACATGGGCTTCATGCCGGCCGTCACCACGCTGCTGGACATGACCCCGAAGGAAGGCCAGCGGCTGCTGTTCTCGGCCACGCTGGACAACGACGTCGACAAGATCGTGAAGACCTACCTGAAGGACCCGGTCACGCACTCGACCGAGTCCGGCCAGGCCACCGTCTCCACGATGGAGCACCACCTGCTCGTGATCGAGCCGGGGCACAAGCAGTCGCTGACGGCCGAGCTCGCCAGCCGCGACGGCCGCACCATCGTCTTCGTCCGCACGAAGCTGGGCGCCGACCGCGTCGCCCTGCAGCTGCGCGACCGTGGCGTGATGGCCGCGGCGCTGCACGGTGGCCTGACCCAGGGCGCGCGCAACCGCACCCTGGACCAGTTCAAGGACGGTTCGGTTCCGGTCCTGGTCGCCACGGACGTCGCGGCCCGCGGCATCCACGTCGACGACGTCGGCCTGGTCGTCCAGGCCGACCCGCCGGCCGAGCACAAGGACTACCTGCACCGCGCCGGCCGTACCGCGCGCGCCGGTGGCAAGGGCGCCGTCGTGACGCTGCTCCTGCCGCACCAGCGCCGGGGCATGATCCGGATGGCCGAGTCGGCCGGTGTCGAGGCCGAGCCGGTCCGCGCCCGTCCGGGCGACGGCCTGGTGACCGAGCTGACCGGTGGCACCAAGCCGTCGGGCTTCCCGGTCAAGCTGCCGGCGCCGAAGCCGGTGCGTGGCAGCGGTGGCTTCAACAAGGGCGGCAAGCGCTTCGGTGGTGGCGGTGGCTACCAGGGCCGCGGCGCCAGCGGTGGCAGCCGTCGTCCGGAGCGTTCGGGCAGTGGCCCGCGCCGGACCGAGGGCAACCGCTACGAAGGTGGCAACAAGACCTACCAGCGGTGA